The following coding sequences lie in one Gammaproteobacteria bacterium genomic window:
- a CDS encoding malic enzyme-like NAD(P)-binding protein, producing MQIPEILVIESQHRPGNLGRILTAIGECGIMVDHITLMRRAQDKSVWEITVEMDEAARQQLNARLAELPYGKLLGRSDRVFNRHRGGKIETVSKVPLDSIQQLRDVYTPGVARVCLEIQKHPEEVWDYTNLGNTVGIVTNGTAILGLGNIGAIPGLPVMEGKAMIYAKFVGISGVPILLSDTDPKKVIDAVLAIESSFGAIHIEDIAAPACFEIEETLAAKLAKPVMQDDQHGTAVVTLGALLTATRRVKRELKDSVIGQIGLGAAGIGISQLLLHYGVRQLLGTDLREEALTRLERMGGKRATLSGVMQKADIVIATSGVKGLIKPELVRKGQLIFALSNPEAEIEPRLALEHGAVFATDGRSVNNALGFPALFRGALDARAKRFTHEMYLAAAQKLAELAPPDELLPHVLDKSVHLQVAEAVKAAAMH from the coding sequence ATGCAAATACCCGAAATCCTGGTGATTGAATCCCAGCACCGGCCGGGCAACCTCGGCCGCATCCTCACTGCCATCGGCGAATGCGGGATCATGGTGGATCACATCACGCTGATGCGCCGCGCGCAAGACAAGAGCGTGTGGGAAATCACCGTGGAGATGGACGAAGCTGCGCGCCAGCAACTCAATGCCCGGCTCGCCGAACTGCCCTACGGCAAGCTGCTGGGCCGCTCCGACCGCGTGTTCAACCGCCATCGCGGCGGCAAGATTGAAACCGTTTCCAAAGTCCCGCTGGACTCCATCCAGCAGTTGCGCGATGTCTATACACCGGGCGTCGCGCGCGTGTGCCTGGAAATCCAGAAGCATCCGGAAGAAGTCTGGGACTACACCAACCTCGGCAACACCGTGGGCATCGTCACCAACGGCACGGCGATCCTCGGGCTCGGCAACATCGGCGCGATTCCCGGCCTGCCGGTAATGGAAGGCAAGGCGATGATTTACGCCAAGTTCGTCGGCATTTCCGGCGTGCCGATCCTGCTGAGTGATACGGATCCGAAAAAAGTGATTGATGCGGTCCTCGCCATCGAGTCCTCGTTCGGCGCCATCCACATCGAGGATATCGCCGCGCCCGCGTGTTTCGAGATCGAGGAGACCCTGGCCGCAAAACTCGCCAAGCCGGTGATGCAGGACGATCAGCACGGCACCGCGGTGGTGACGCTGGGCGCGCTGCTCACCGCCACCCGCCGCGTCAAACGTGAGCTGAAAGATTCAGTCATCGGCCAGATCGGCTTGGGCGCCGCCGGCATCGGCATTTCACAATTGCTGCTGCATTACGGCGTGCGCCAGCTGCTGGGCACCGACCTGCGCGAGGAAGCTCTGACACGCCTGGAACGCATGGGCGGCAAGCGCGCCACGCTTTCCGGGGTGATGCAGAAGGCCGACATTGTGATCGCCACCAGCGGCGTGAAGGGTTTGATCAAACCGGAGCTGGTGCGCAAAGGGCAGTTGATTTTCGCGCTCTCCAACCCGGAAGCCGAGATCGAGCCGCGCCTTGCGCTCGAACACGGCGCGGTATTCGCCACCGATGGGCGCAGCGTCAACAATGCGCTCGGCTTCCCGGCGTTGTTCCGCGGCGCGCTCGATGCGCGCGCCAAGCGTTTCACCCATGAAATGTACTTGGCAGCCGCGCAAAAGCTCGCGGAACTCGCCCCGCCCGACGAATTGCTCCCGCACGTGCTGGATAAGTCCGTGCATCTGCAAGTGGCGGAAGCCGTCAAGGCAGCCGCGATGCATTGA
- a CDS encoding Mpo1-like protein, with product MRTVQSWLDEYGESHGHPVNKTLHWACVPLIMLAVIGLLWSIPVPQAWAARSAFFNWGVLVAVVVLIYYYALAWRLALGMTLVTAAMIFIVYGVNLTVAWPWLVWAIVFVVAWIGQFIGHKIEGKKPSFFKDLLFLLIGPLWLLAFCYRRYRWVY from the coding sequence ATGCGCACGGTACAAAGCTGGCTGGACGAATACGGCGAAAGTCACGGCCACCCCGTGAACAAGACGCTGCACTGGGCGTGCGTGCCGCTCATCATGTTAGCGGTCATCGGTTTGCTCTGGTCCATCCCTGTGCCTCAGGCATGGGCTGCGCGCTCGGCATTTTTCAATTGGGGAGTACTGGTGGCCGTTGTGGTGTTGATCTACTACTACGCGCTCGCCTGGCGCTTGGCGCTCGGCATGACGCTGGTGACGGCGGCGATGATTTTTATCGTCTACGGCGTAAACCTTACGGTCGCCTGGCCGTGGCTTGTGTGGGCAATCGTGTTCGTGGTCGCCTGGATTGGCCAGTTCATCGGTCACAAGATCGAGGGCAAGAAGCCGTCGTTCTTCAAGGATCTGCTGTTCCTGCTGATCGGCCCGCTGTGGCTGCTGGCGTTTTGCTATCGGCGCTACAGGTGGGTTTACTGA
- a CDS encoding PepSY domain-containing protein, whose product MKISTACIIAVLACTLPLIAAQAYSGQPYAREARISLAQARTIALKTFPGKILKEGLEKEKGGSGLRYSFDIRRGKLIHEVGVDAKTGKVLENSDDSKDSD is encoded by the coding sequence ATGAAAATATCTACTGCGTGCATCATCGCCGTCTTGGCATGCACGCTGCCACTGATAGCCGCTCAGGCTTACAGCGGGCAGCCATACGCCCGGGAAGCCCGGATCAGCCTTGCGCAGGCTCGCACCATCGCGCTCAAAACCTTTCCCGGCAAAATTCTCAAGGAAGGGCTGGAAAAAGAGAAGGGTGGCAGCGGCTTGCGCTATTCGTTCGACATCCGCCGCGGAAAACTGATTCACGAAGTAGGCGTGGACGCGAAGACCGGTAAGGTGTTGGAAAATTCCGACGACTCGAAAGATTCTGATTGA